In Neovison vison isolate M4711 chromosome 11, ASM_NN_V1, whole genome shotgun sequence, one genomic interval encodes:
- the LOC122889189 gene encoding LOW QUALITY PROTEIN: olfactory receptor 14J1-like (The sequence of the model RefSeq protein was modified relative to this genomic sequence to represent the inferred CDS: inserted 2 bases in 1 codon), giving the protein MANLTSMSGFLLMGFSDNHELQILHALLFLVTYLLALTGNLLIITVTSLDHRLQSPMYYFLKHLSLLDLCFISVTVPQSIANSLMNNGYISHGQCILQVFFFIALASSEVAILTVMSYDRYAAICRPLQYETIMNSYACRQAVTAVWLAGGLSGLMHTAVNFSIPLCGERVIHQFFCDVPQMLKLACSHEFINEIAVAAFTTSAAFICLVSIVLSYIRIFSTVLRIPSAEGRTKVFTTCLPHLFVVTFFLSTAGFEFLHPPSDSQSAMDLMFSIFYTVIPPTLNPVIYSLRNEAMKAALRKVLSKXEFAQRKIYLKAI; this is encoded by the exons ATGGCCAACTTGACATCCATGAGTGGATTCCTCCTCATGGGGTTTTCTGATAACCATGAACTTCAGATTTTACATGCATTGCTGTTTTTGGTGACATACCTGTTGGCCTTGACAGGCAACCTCCTCATTATCACTGTAACCAGCTTGGATCATCGCCTCCAGTCCCCCATGTATTACTTTCTGAAGCACCTCTCTCTTCTGGACCTCTGCTTCATCTCTGTCACAGTTCCCCAGTCTATCGCAAATTCACTTATGAACAATGGTTACATTTCCCATGGCCAATGCATTCTTCAGGTGTTCTTCTTCATAGCTCTGGCTTCATCGGAAGTGGCCATCCTCACAGTAATGTCTTATGACCGGTATGCCGCCATCTGTCGGCCCCTGCAGTATGAGACCATTATGAACTCCTATGCTTGTAGGCAGGCAGTGACAGCAGTGTGGCTTGCTGGGGGCCTCTCTGGGCTCATGCACACAGCTGTGAACTTCTCCATACCTCTCTGTGGAGAGAGAGTCATTCATCAATTCTTCTGTGATGTTCCTCAGATGCTGAAACTAGCCTGTTCTCATGAATTCATCAATGAGATTGCAGTGGCTGCCTTCACAACCTCAGCAGCATTCATCTGCTTGGTCTCCATCGTGCTCTCCTACATTCGCATCTTCTCTACTGTGCTGAGGATCCCATCAGCCGAGGGCCGGACCAAAGTCTTCACCACATGCCTACCACACCTGTTTGTAGTCACCTTCTTCCTCTCCACTGCAGGCTTTGAGTTTCTGCACCCCCCTTCTGACTCCCAATCAGCTATGGATCTCATGTTCTCCATATTCTATACGGTGATACCACCAACACTCAATCCAGTTATCTACAGTTTAAGGAATGAAGCCATGAAGGCAGCTCTGAGGAAGGTGCTGTCAAA GGAATTTGCCCAgagaaagatatatttaaaagccatt